In a single window of the Raphanus sativus cultivar WK10039 chromosome 9, ASM80110v3, whole genome shotgun sequence genome:
- the LOC130500090 gene encoding uncharacterized protein LOC130500090 yields the protein MFDDSDSASSEDDNFSSYSEFPSEDQESPTLPPKKIYQNFSMSGSKESEEVLLRLEMLSLNLAVGQRYESKANLERRLKLLTVKDLFDYDVDISTRTLFIVKCWIDGYILGELYKNFLGDVGPAVHPKSVGIAITKQFGVKMEYWKSYRTLKFAREIDQGTPESGFERLPSYLYMLIRENPSTVARFQIDENGKFMYVFLAFGASVNGFPFMRKVVVVDGTFLNGRYKGTLLTALIQDGNFQIFPIAFAVVDTENDDSWQWFFMQLKLLIPDDEGLAIISDRHNSIGKAITNVYPLASRVICTYHLYKNIQGRYKGKDAFRLVKKAARCFRMSEFTQIFEQIEAINLAIHGYLQRADVRLWTRVHFPGERYNLMTTKIAESMNRALSNARGLNIVRILELIRREDARSQRTTLTRGVEKLLHLSKPLRELGRVTAARDLTVQRIDDHHTEVKYGSSDESLHVVNLVERKCTCRCFELEKLPCVHAIAAAEYMNVSRISLCSLYYTSNYFVSAYAESVMPVDSAQPVPEIVANEPCLPQTVRQPPGRLKKNMMKSALEVAYQTNVLGKSTHVLDVDRVVIMRKLVRCRQVL from the exons ATGTTCGACGACTCGGACAGTGCGTCATCTGAAGATGATAACTTCAGCTCATACAGTGAGTTTCCTTCAGAAGACCAAGAGTCACCAACGCTACCTCCCAAGAAGATATATCAGAACTTCTCGATGAGCGGGTCTAAAGAGAGTGAGGAGGTTCTTCTAAGGTTGGAGATGTTGTCGCTAAATCTTGCGGTAGGGCAACGATACGAGAGTAAAGCCAATTTGGAGAGACGACTGAAACTTCTTACAGTGAAGGATCTATTTGATTATGATGTAGACATATCAACCCGAACATTATTCATTGTTAAGTGTTGGATTGATGGAT ATATTCTAGGAGAGTTGTACAAGAACTTTCTCGGTGACGTTGGTCCGGCCGTTCACCCTAAGAGTGTTGGAATAGCTATCACTAAGCAGTTCGGTGTAAAG ATGGAGTATTGGAAATCCTACCGGACGCTgaaatttgcaagggaaatcGATCAGGGAACACCTGAGAGTGGGTTTGAACGCTTACCTTCTTACTTATACATGCTAATAAGGGAAAATCCGAGTACAGTTGCGCGTTTTCAAATCGATGAGAATGGAAAATTCATGTATGTGTTTCTTGCGTTTGGTGCGAGCGTAAACGGGTTTCCTTTCATGCGCAAAGTTGTGGTTGTCGACGGTACGTTTCTTAATGGTAGATATAAAGGGACGCTTCTCACGGCACTGATTCAGGATGGTAACTTTCAGATTTTTCCGATAGCCTTCGCAGTGGTTGACACTGAAAATGATGATTCCTGGCAGTGGTTTTTTATGCAACTAAAACTTTTGATTCCTGACGACGAGGGTCTTGCGATAATCTCGGATAGGCATAACTCGATTGGGAAAGCAATTACAAATGTGTATCCGCTTGCTTCTCGTGTAATTTGCACGTACCATCTATATAAGAATATACAGGGACGGTACAAAGGAAAAGATGCATTTCGTCTGGTGAAGAAAGCGGCGAGATGTTTTAGGATGTCTGAGTTTACTCAGATTTTCGAGCAGATTGAAGCGATTAATCTAGCAATCCACGGCTACCTCCAAAGGGCTGATGTCCGACTGTGGACGCGTGTTCATTTCCCGGGCGAGAGGTACAATTTGATGACTACGAAAATAGCGGAATCAATGAACAGAGCATTGTCGAATGCTAGAGGTCTTAACATTGTTCGAATATTAGAATTGATACGGAGAGAGGATGCCAGATCGCAGCGAACCACGCTTACGCGTGGTGTGGAGAAACTACTACATCTAAGTAAGCCTTTAAGAGAATTA ggTCGTGTAACTGCCGCCAGAGATTTGACGGTACAGAGGATTGATGATCATCACACTGAAGTTAAATATGGATCTTCCGACGAGTCTTTGCATGTTGTTAATTTGGTAGAGCGAAAGTGCACGTGTCGCTGTTTCGAACTCGAGAAATTACCATGTGTACACGCAATTGCAGCGGCGGAGTACATGAATGTTTCTCGTATATCCCTGTGCAGTCTTTACTATACCAGCAATTATTTTGTTAGCGCATACGCTGAATCGGTCATGCCGGTTGATTCAGCGCAACCTGTTCCAGAAATCGTGGCTAACGAACCCTGCTTACCCCAGACTGTACGTCAACCACCAGGCAGACTGAAGAAAAATATGATGAAATCTGCTTTAGAAGTTGCATATCAAACAAACGTCCTAGGAAAGAGCACACATGTTCTCGATGTAGACAGAGTGGTCATAATGCGAAAACTTGTCCGATGTAGGCAAGTGTTGTAG
- the LOC130500091 gene encoding uncharacterized protein LOC130500091, with protein sequence MSEFTQIFEEIEAINLALHGYLQRADVRLWTRVHFPGERYNLMTTKIAESMNRALSNARGLNIVRILELIRREDARSQRTTLTRGVEKLLHLSKPLRELGRVTAARDLTVQRIDDHHTEVKYGSSDESLHVVNLVERKCTCRRFELEKLPCVHAIAAAEYMNVSRISLCSLYYTSNYLVSAYAEWVMPVDSAQPVPEIVANEPCLPPTVRQPPGRLKKNMMKSALEVAYQTNVLGKSTHVLDVDRVVIMRKLVRCRQVL encoded by the exons ATGTCTGAGTTTACTCAGATTTTCGAGGAGATTGAAGCGATTAATCTAGCACTCCACGGCTACCTCCAAAGGGCTGATGTCCGACTGTGGACGCGTGTTCATTTCCCGGGCGAGAGGTACAATTTGATGACTACGAAAATAGCGGAATCAATGAACAGAGCATTGTCGAATGCTAGAGGTCTGAACATTGTTCGAATATTAGAATTGATACGGAGAGAGGATGCCAGATCGCAGCGAACCACGCTTACGCGTGGTGTGGAGAAACTACTACATCTAAGTAAGCCTTTAAGAGAATTA ggTCGTGTAACTGCCGCCAGAGATTTGACGGTACAGAGGATTGATGATCATCACACTGAAGTTAAATATGGATCTTCCGACGAGTCTTTGCATGTTGTTAATTTGGTAGAGCGAAAGTGCACGTGTCGCCGTTTCGAACTCGAGAAATTACCATGTGTACACGCAATCGCAGCGGCGGAGTACATGAATGTTTCTCGTATATCCCTGTGCAGTCTTTACTATACCAGCAATTATTTGGTTAGCGCATACGCTGAATGGGTCATGCCGGTTGATTCAGCGCAACCTGTTCCAGAAATCGTGGCTAACGAACCCTGCTTGCCCCCGACTGTACGTCAACCACCAGGCAGACTGAAGAAAAATATGATGAAATCTGCTTTAGAAGTTGCATATCAAACAAACGTCCTAGGAAAGAGCACACATGTTCTCGATGTAGACAGAGTGGTCATAATGCGAAAACTTGTCCGATGTAGGCAAGTGTTGTAG